Within Lolium rigidum isolate FL_2022 chromosome 5, APGP_CSIRO_Lrig_0.1, whole genome shotgun sequence, the genomic segment TGTGATGGAGTCCATTAAGGCCCAACTTGGAACTACTACCTACATCTCCTATGCATGGGCCTAGATTCTCTGCCAATCAACTACGGGCTGAGCCCAGTGTGACTGACAGTACGAATTATCTCAAGCTATTGTAGCCTTGTAGGGCCTAATATAATTCCATGGCCTTGACAAAAGTACATGGGCCGGAATCCCACACAACCTCATCCACCGCCGTGGCACCGGCGCGCGCACGGCACACGACGGCCTCCCTCGCACTCTCGCCGTCGTGCGCCGTGCGCTCCCCGCTCGCCGGCCAGAGTCGCCGCGCGCCGCCTGCTTCCCCTTACCCGCTCTCCGCCACAAGCAATGCCTCCCCCCACCGTGCCCTTCTTCCTCACCTCCACCACGCTCGCCACGGCCGCGAAAACGCTCCGGCAGCAGCCACCGGCGCAGCCGCagccgcaaccgccgccatgcGACGCGCAAACCCCAGCCGCGTCGTACACCGCGCGGATGCGGCTCAACCCGCGCCTCGCGCTGCGCCTCTTCGACCACCTCCTCCGCTCCGGCGCCGACCCGGACCCCATATCCTACGCGCTCGCCCTGGCCCGCTGCGCGCGGGACCGGGCCTACCCCGCCGCCGCGCAGCTCCACGGGCACGCCACGAAGCGCGGGGCCGGATCCCACCGCCGCGTGCGCAACGGGCTCATCCACGCCTACTCCGTCTGCGGGGTGCTGCACGACGCGCGCAAGGTGTTCGACTACGGGCCCGAGGCCGACATGGTCGCCTGGAACAGCCTGCTGCGCGGGCACGCGCAGGGCAGGGACGCGGGGGCGCTCCGGGAGTTCTTCACGGACATGCCGGCCCGGGACTCGGTCTCGTGGAACACGGTCATCGCATGGTGCGTTGCGAATGGGGAGTGTGAGGAGGCGGTCGCGGTGTTCCGGGAGATGCTCGCGTGCCGGGAGTGCCAGCCTGACAGGGTGACGTTGGTGAGCGTCATCTCGGCGATCGCGTACCTGGGAGCTCTTGCGCAGGGCCTCTGGGCCCATGCATATGTTTGCAGGAAACGGATTGAGGTCGACGAGAAGTTGAGCTCAGCCCTCATAACCATGTACTCAAAGTGCGGTTTCATCGAGGGTGcagtttatgtgtttgaaaattcgTGTTCATTACGGAGCGTGGATACTTGGAACGCAATGTTAGCTGCTTTCACGGCAAATGGCTACAGTGGAAGAGCTCTGGAGCTTTTTACTAGAATGGAGTCAACAGGGTTCGTGCCTAACAAAATTACGTTTAACAGCGTACTGAATGCTTGCAGCCACGGGGGATTTGTTGAGGAAGGTATTGCTTGTTTCGAGAGAATGACCAGTTCACATGGTATTGCGCCCGACATTGCCCACTATGGTTGCATGGTGGATATATTCTGCCGTGCCGGGATGTTTGAGAAGGCGGAGCAGATGATCCAGATGATGCCAATGGAGCCAGATGCTGCAGTGTGGAAGGCCCTAGTTGGTGCTTGTAGAACCTACAAGAACTTTGAGTTGGGAAAGAAAGCAGGCCACAGGCTTATTAAGGCTGCACCGAATGATCATGCAGGGTATGTGTTGCTATCCAACATTTATGCGCTGGATGGCAACTGGAAGGGAGTGCATAAGGTGAGGAAGCTGATGGTGGATTGTGGAGTGCAGAAGGTACCTGGAAGTAGCTCAATAGAACTTGATGGTGTTATTCATGAGTTCATATCTGGAGATAAaagtcactcaaggaagagggacATATACGAGATGCTAAGCGAGATATGCCTGCAGTTGGAAATTGCCGGATATGCTCCAGACACTTCACAAGTATTGCTGGATATTGATGATGAGGATGTGAAAGAGAGTTCACTTACTCTTCACAGCGAGAAGCTTGCAATTGCCTTTGGGCTGATCAGCACTGCACCTGGGACGCCTATTAGGGTTGTAAAGAATCTCCGGGTCTGTGGAGACTGTCATAACGCGATAAAACTTCTAAGCAAGATTTATGGGAGGTGCATAATTGTTAGGGATGCAAATCGATTTCATTATTTCAGAGAAGGGTCTTGTTCTTGCGGAGATTACTGGTAACCTTTCGGATGAGCTTCAGTTCAGTTCTGTTTAGTTTTTACTTGTTGCAAAGAAATATATTGCATGCTAGAAATGTTTTGGCAATTATTATAGTTATAAATGTAAATTTGAGAAAGATGTAAATGTGCCATGAGGCTCTTGACTCGATTTCATGTCTCTTAAATGCTAAGCTACCCATAAACCGACACCATGATTACCACCCTCTTGTGTCTCAGGAACTTGAAACCTAATTATTGTCCTTTTCAGCCTCCATGATTCACTGAACATGAATCTGAGATGTATGTCCTACGCAAAAGTGCCACTAAATTCAGATAAGTTTAGATCCTTCGGATGGTAGGgactagaaatcatcaataacctGATACATACTTAATGCCTTTTTTTCCTTCTGTCCTTGCTTTCATCATACAGTTGAGGATGACAGCTTCACATGAACTCACATTCAAATGAGAAAAACTTGGTAATAGGACCAACTAGGCTTCTGCTTTTCCTGTGAGATAGTGGGCTTACTTTTAGTTTTGGCCTGTCAACTGTGACTATGTCTGTGCATTTATATTTTCATTTGACACCATCCATTAGCCTTTATGCTATAATTTTCTGCACATGGTAGATACATCTACGTTATTGGTACATCTATATTTGCAGACTTTCCGAAAGGCTTTATATCCTGCATTTGCACATTATATTCTTCCCAAATCCCACATATGTGACAGTAGACCCTAACATGTTAGTTTGAATCAGAAAAATGTCTTGTGAGTTGCATTATTGTACTCGAGAGACTTTGATTAGTAGAGCGGTGCAAAACACATTAGCAAAGTGGGATTAACTGCCCTATGGACTATCCTTTCACATTCTTTGGTAAAGGCCCATGTTAATAAATTTAACTTGCTATTTTATTATTCCACAACTGCCCTTCATGGTATCAGAAACTCATGTACTGGAATTGTTACACTCCTGGGAGATGAATTAAACACTAGAAGTCTAGAACCCTAGTATTGCCACCTCCCTTGCTACATGTGGTTGATATTGGAATAGACATGAAGCGTTCTGCACAAGAAATGGT encodes:
- the LOC124652303 gene encoding pentatricopeptide repeat-containing protein At5g48910-like; this translates as MPPPTVPFFLTSTTLATAAKTLRQQPPAQPQPQPPPCDAQTPAASYTARMRLNPRLALRLFDHLLRSGADPDPISYALALARCARDRAYPAAAQLHGHATKRGAGSHRRVRNGLIHAYSVCGVLHDARKVFDYGPEADMVAWNSLLRGHAQGRDAGALREFFTDMPARDSVSWNTVIAWCVANGECEEAVAVFREMLACRECQPDRVTLVSVISAIAYLGALAQGLWAHAYVCRKRIEVDEKLSSALITMYSKCGFIEGAVYVFENSCSLRSVDTWNAMLAAFTANGYSGRALELFTRMESTGFVPNKITFNSVLNACSHGGFVEEGIACFERMTSSHGIAPDIAHYGCMVDIFCRAGMFEKAEQMIQMMPMEPDAAVWKALVGACRTYKNFELGKKAGHRLIKAAPNDHAGYVLLSNIYALDGNWKGVHKVRKLMVDCGVQKVPGSSSIELDGVIHEFISGDKSHSRKRDIYEMLSEICLQLEIAGYAPDTSQVLLDIDDEDVKESSLTLHSEKLAIAFGLISTAPGTPIRVVKNLRVCGDCHNAIKLLSKIYGRCIIVRDANRFHYFREGSCSCGDYW